Proteins encoded by one window of Arachis ipaensis cultivar K30076 chromosome B04, Araip1.1, whole genome shotgun sequence:
- the LOC107637199 gene encoding uncharacterized protein LOC107637199, whose protein sequence is MDYTYASKLSKESGTALQDHTPYRQLIGRLLYLTNTRPDISYAIRKLSQFLDCPTDAHMHAAYKVLRYLKGCPSLGIFFSSANDLKLTRFCDADWATCADTRRSITGHCFYLRNSLISWKSKKQSTVARSSSEAEYRALASATCQAQWLSFVMKDLSVPLTESITLFCDKHSAIHHLATNPIFHERTKHIEVDYHIARNQHLLGLTHLMPVSSNNQLADFLTKASASGPFTVNVSKLGLLDIHNLSLREGVT, encoded by the coding sequence ATGGATTACACGTATGCTTCAAAGTTATCAAAGGAAAGTGGCACTGCACTACAGGATCACACTCCTTACCGTCAGTTAATTGGTCGGCTTCTCTATCTCACAAACACACGCCCTGACATCTCCTATGCTATTAGAAAATTAAGCCAGTTCCTTGACTGTCCAACTGATGCTCACATGCACGCAGCCTATAAAGTTCTCCGTTACCTAAAGGGGTGTCCCTCCTTGGGAATTTTCTTTTCATCAGCCAATGATTTGAAGCTAACAAGATTCTGTGATGCTGATTGGGCTACATGTGCAGACACTCGACGATCCATCACAGGACATTGCTTCTATCTTAGAAATTCTTTAATCAGTTGGAAGAGCAAGAAGCAAAGTACTGTAGCCAGGTCATCCTCGGAAGCAGAATACAGAGCCTTAGCTTCTGCCACATGCCAAGCTCAATGGCTGTCCTTTGTGATGAAAGATCTCAGTGTGCCATTAACTGAATCCATCACCCTTTTTTGTGATAAGCATTCTGCCATTCATCACCTTGCTACTAACCCCATATTTCATGAGCGCACAAAGCATATTGAAGTGGATTATCACATTGCTCGAAACCAACATTTACTAGGTCTTACCCATTTGATGCCGGTCTCTTCTAACAATCAGCTTGCTGACTTCTTAACCAAAGCCTCGGCTTCAGGTCCCTTCACTGTGAACGTTTCCAAACTGGGTCTTCTGGACATCCATAATCTCAGTTTGAGGGAGGGCGTAACTTGA
- the LOC107635210 gene encoding AT-hook motif nuclear-localized protein 23 has product MAGIDLGSASHFVHHLQRPDLEDDDNNQDQDPSNNHHEGLDLVSPNQGPGDVVARRPRGRPPGSKNKPKPPVIITRESANTLRAHILEVSSGCDVFDSVATYARKRQRGICVLSGSGTVTNVTLRQPAAAGAVVTLHGRFEILSLSGSFLPPPAPPGATSLTVFLGGGQGQVVGGNVIGPLVASGPVIVIASSFTNVAYERLPLDEDETLQIEQGQPSSGGGGVSGSGVNNSFPDPSSGLPFFNLPLNMPNLPVDGWAGGNSSGGRQSF; this is encoded by the coding sequence ATGGCCGGCATAGACTTGGGTTCAGCATCACACTTTGTTCATCACCTTCAACGCCCTGACCTTGAAGATGATGATAATAACCAAGACCAAGACCCGAGCAACAACCATCACGAGGGTCTTGACCTAGTTTCGCCAAATCAAGGCCCTGGTGATGTTGTTGCTCGTAGGCCAAGAGGGAGACCTCCGGGTTCCAAGAACAAGCCTAAGCCACCGGTGATCATCACAAGGGAGAGTGCAAACACTCTTAGGGCACACATCCTTGAAGTTAGTAGTGGTTGTGATGTGTTTGACTCTGTCGCCACTTATGCAAGAAAACGTCAACGGGGAATCTGTGTTCTTAGCGGTAGCGGAACTGTTACTAACGTCACGCTCCGACAACCAGCAGCTGCCGGAGCAGTCGTGACGCTTCATGGAAGATTTGAGATACTTTCTCTATCAGGATCCTTTCTGCCACCTCCTGCTCCACCAGGGGCCACAAGTTTAACTGTGTTTCTTGGTGGAGGCCAGGGACAAGTGGTAGGAGGGAATGTTATTGGGCCTTTAGTGGCTTCTGGGCCTGTTATTGTTATTGCCTCGTCGTTTACTAATGTAGCGTATGAGAGGTTGCCCTTAGACGAAGATGAGACTCTTCAGATAGAACAAGGGCAACCTTcttctggtggtggtggtgtcaGTGGCAGTGGTGTTAATAACTCTTTTCCAGATCCTTCTTCAGGGTTACCGTTCTTCAATCTACCTCTAAACATGCCTAATTTGCCGGTTGATGGTTGGGCCGGTGGGAACTCTAGTGGTGGAAGACAATCTTTTTGA